A genome region from Labilibaculum antarcticum includes the following:
- a CDS encoding helix-turn-helix domain-containing protein: MPIITNLDVMLAKRKMSSKVLADRIGITVANLSILKSGKAKAIRFSTLEAICKELDCKPADILDYVPDEDNSDN, from the coding sequence ATGCCTATTATAACAAATTTAGATGTGATGTTGGCCAAGCGAAAGATGAGTTCGAAAGTACTTGCAGATCGAATTGGGATTACTGTAGCCAATTTATCCATCTTGAAAAGTGGTAAAGCGAAAGCCATTCGTTTTTCTACACTTGAGGCGATATGCAAAGAATTGGATTGTAAACCTGCCGATATTTTGGATTACGTGCCCGATGAAGATAATTCTGATAATTAG
- a CDS encoding DUF2975 domain-containing protein, producing MKSNKIVLRQLASSFYLFYIVSLLGLVGVILSFFMDLIFEWDGAVEMRFKLISSFVELPTSFTMLDGSKFDGVGEFYILPRVLEINNLFYWILSWLDQFVLFGVVVFITRQLKEVFGSISLASKSNLFFVRENYIRIKRVGLISIIFCIYVFIESTIYSYLFLKDLHVMDIAIHVNPDFSVLFGIFPALIILAIAQVYKAGIDMKEESELTI from the coding sequence ATGAAAAGTAACAAAATAGTTTTAAGGCAGTTAGCATCATCTTTTTATTTGTTCTATATAGTCAGCCTTTTAGGCCTAGTTGGTGTTATATTGTCATTTTTTATGGATTTAATTTTTGAGTGGGATGGAGCGGTAGAAATGAGATTTAAGTTAATTTCAAGTTTCGTAGAGCTTCCGACTAGTTTTACAATGCTTGATGGTAGTAAGTTTGATGGTGTTGGTGAGTTCTATATTTTGCCACGTGTTCTTGAAATAAATAATCTATTTTATTGGATTCTCAGTTGGTTAGATCAGTTTGTATTGTTTGGTGTTGTGGTGTTTATAACAAGGCAATTAAAGGAGGTTTTTGGATCAATATCATTAGCTTCAAAGAGTAATCTGTTCTTCGTTCGCGAAAATTACATTCGAATTAAGAGGGTTGGTCTTATTTCAATCATTTTTTGTATTTATGTGTTTATTGAATCTACTATTTATTCATATCTTTTTTTGAAAGATTTACATGTTATGGATATAGCAATCCATGTTAATCCTGACTTTAGTGTATTGTTTGGGATTTTTCCAGCTTTGATAATTCTTGCAATTGCTCAAGTGTACAAAGCAGGAATTGATATGAAAGAGGAGAGCGAATTAACAATTTAA
- the porQ gene encoding type IX secretion system protein PorQ produces the protein MNRTVILIFIYLLVTLSAKAQSGGENIYEFLNLGSSARVAAMGGDQIALDDVDADYSFYNPAALHPDLDQKVALNYVNYLTDINYGYASYTKYYKKIGTFSLAMHYVNYGKFTEANEFGERTGNFKASDYALIISYGRQLNTNFRVGASVKPIYSSLEKYSSFGLAADLALIYDSSNKLFRTSIVARNFGYQIKAYYGSHREDLPNEILIGMSTKLQYAPFRFALTYRHLEEFDTSYESELNSEDNSFSKSNKNSFSDKALKHLILGIEFLPSKNFSIRLGYNFQRRAELKVDEKTSTVGFTWGFGVKVSRFHINFASAKYHLAGTSNHFSISTRLSDFNFR, from the coding sequence ATGAACCGAACAGTAATTCTAATCTTCATTTATCTTCTTGTTACTCTTTCGGCGAAAGCCCAAAGCGGTGGTGAGAACATCTACGAATTCCTTAATTTGGGGAGTTCGGCCAGAGTTGCAGCCATGGGAGGAGATCAAATTGCATTGGACGATGTTGATGCTGATTATTCCTTTTACAATCCTGCTGCCCTACATCCCGATTTAGATCAGAAAGTGGCATTGAATTACGTAAATTACCTCACAGATATCAATTACGGATACGCTTCCTACACCAAATATTACAAGAAGATTGGCACCTTTTCGTTGGCCATGCATTACGTGAACTATGGAAAATTTACCGAAGCAAATGAGTTTGGAGAACGAACCGGTAATTTCAAGGCTTCCGATTACGCCTTAATTATTAGCTATGGCCGTCAATTGAATACAAATTTTCGGGTAGGTGCTTCCGTGAAACCAATCTATTCGTCTTTAGAGAAATACAGTTCTTTTGGCTTGGCCGCCGATTTGGCTCTGATCTACGACAGCTCCAACAAACTATTCAGAACTTCTATTGTTGCCCGGAATTTTGGCTATCAAATAAAAGCCTACTACGGATCGCATCGGGAAGATCTTCCTAATGAAATTTTGATTGGAATGAGCACCAAACTGCAATATGCACCCTTTCGTTTTGCGCTCACCTATCGCCATTTGGAAGAATTCGATACGAGCTACGAATCAGAATTAAACAGTGAAGACAATTCCTTTTCAAAATCAAACAAAAACAGTTTCTCCGACAAAGCTCTGAAACACCTTATTTTAGGCATCGAATTTTTGCCATCGAAAAACTTCAGCATTCGATTAGGTTACAACTTTCAGCGAAGAGCAGAACTTAAAGTAGATGAAAAAACCTCTACCGTTGGATTCACTTGGGGATTCGGAGTAAAAGTGTCCCGTTTCCACATAAATTTTGCTTCTGCGAAGTATCATTTAGCTGGCACGAGCAATCATTTTTCCATAAGTACCCGCTTAAGCGACTTCAATTTCAGATGA
- the cmk gene encoding (d)CMP kinase: protein MDIPEKKLIIAIDGHSSCGKSTVAKDLAKKIGYTYIDSGAMYRVITLFAMRNNLISGDKVDENKLAHLISQVNISFQYNTEKQRHETYLNAELVEDEIRKMDVSNKVSLIAKIKFVREKMVAFQRELSKEGGVIMDGRDIGTVVFPNADLKIFMTADVEIRAIRRYKELKNKGEDISLNEIRENVSKRDFIDENRDESPLRKADDAIILNNSHLTPEEQLDWIVDRMNEIK from the coding sequence ATGGATATACCTGAAAAGAAACTAATTATAGCAATTGACGGACATTCGTCGTGCGGAAAAAGTACTGTAGCCAAAGATTTGGCAAAAAAAATTGGATATACTTATATCGATAGTGGTGCAATGTATAGAGTGATTACTCTTTTTGCAATGCGAAACAACTTAATTTCCGGTGACAAAGTAGATGAAAACAAGTTGGCTCATTTAATCAGTCAGGTAAATATCTCTTTTCAGTACAACACTGAGAAACAGCGTCACGAAACTTATTTAAATGCCGAATTGGTTGAAGATGAGATTCGAAAAATGGATGTTTCGAACAAGGTTAGCCTGATCGCAAAAATTAAATTTGTTCGCGAAAAGATGGTGGCTTTCCAACGTGAATTGAGCAAAGAAGGTGGTGTGATCATGGATGGTCGCGATATTGGAACAGTTGTTTTTCCAAATGCCGATTTAAAGATATTTATGACTGCTGATGTGGAAATAAGAGCCATTCGCCGCTATAAAGAACTTAAAAACAAAGGAGAAGATATTTCTTTGAATGAAATCAGAGAGAACGTTTCAAAAAGAGATTTTATTGATGAAAATCGTGACGAAAGTCCGCTCCGAAAAGCTGATGATGCAATCATCCTTAACAACAGCCATTTGACTCCTGAAGAACAATTGGATTGGATTGTTGATCGCATGAATGAGATTAAGTAA
- the pfkA gene encoding 6-phosphofructokinase, producing MKIEIDSNAGFCFGVVNAINKAEGILKEENQLYCIGDIVHNNIEVDRLTAQGLKSISHVQFSKLSGEKVLFRAHGEPPTSYETAKKQNIEIIDASCPVVLNLQKKIKKAYLEIQKSKGQIIIYGKKGHAEVNGLVGQTEGKAIVVENTEDLKLVNFSLPVVLFSQTTKTISGFAEISEHLEKKCKSSLIINDTICRKVSNRVPLLEEFANQHDVIIFVSGKKSSNGKLLFDVCKKTNQNSHFITCPDELNMDWFVNAQSVGVSGATSTPNWLMNETMEKIKLENKSDLSMSKIKKIGVLTSGGDAPGMNAAIRAVVRAAIYNKLEVVGIMQGYEGLINGEIKKMKSHDVSNIIQRGGTILCSARSEEFRTVEGRKKAHEQMIANKIDALVVIGGDGTFSGARVFTQEYDIPVVGIPGTIDNDLFGTDYTIGYDTAINTVTEAVDKIRDTASAHNRLFFIEVMGRDAGFIALRSGIATGAEAILIPERETHTQELQTYLEKEYKEHKTSGIVIVAEGDKSGGAYTIAQEIGKDHPEYDIRVSILGHMQRGGSPSAFDRVTASTLGVAAVDALLDDQKSIMVGLVHGEVSHVSFNKAIKNKKKVKDSLLILNDILSI from the coding sequence ATGAAGATTGAAATTGATTCCAATGCTGGATTCTGCTTTGGCGTAGTAAATGCCATAAATAAAGCAGAAGGAATACTAAAAGAAGAAAATCAACTTTATTGTATTGGTGATATCGTTCACAACAATATTGAAGTTGATCGTCTTACTGCTCAAGGATTAAAATCGATCAGTCATGTTCAGTTTTCAAAATTATCAGGAGAAAAAGTTTTATTTAGAGCACATGGAGAGCCTCCTACCTCTTATGAAACTGCAAAAAAACAAAACATCGAAATTATTGATGCTTCTTGTCCTGTAGTTTTGAACTTACAAAAGAAAATAAAAAAAGCGTACCTGGAGATTCAGAAATCCAAAGGACAAATAATTATATACGGTAAAAAAGGTCATGCAGAGGTAAATGGTCTGGTAGGTCAAACCGAAGGCAAGGCAATTGTTGTTGAAAACACAGAAGATCTGAAATTGGTGAATTTCAGCTTGCCTGTCGTGTTGTTTTCACAGACAACAAAAACCATTAGCGGCTTTGCTGAAATTTCAGAACATCTGGAAAAAAAATGCAAAAGCAGTCTGATTATCAACGACACCATTTGCAGAAAAGTATCAAATCGTGTTCCTCTATTGGAAGAATTTGCAAACCAACACGATGTGATCATTTTTGTGAGCGGAAAAAAAAGCTCGAACGGAAAATTACTGTTCGATGTCTGTAAAAAAACGAATCAAAACAGTCACTTTATCACTTGCCCTGATGAACTGAATATGGATTGGTTTGTGAATGCGCAATCAGTTGGTGTAAGCGGTGCAACATCCACTCCCAACTGGCTGATGAATGAAACAATGGAAAAAATAAAACTTGAAAACAAAAGCGATTTAAGCATGTCTAAAATTAAGAAAATTGGAGTTCTAACTTCAGGAGGAGATGCTCCAGGAATGAATGCAGCCATCAGAGCTGTTGTACGTGCTGCGATCTACAACAAACTTGAGGTTGTAGGTATAATGCAAGGATACGAAGGCTTAATTAATGGAGAAATCAAAAAAATGAAATCTCATGATGTAAGCAACATTATTCAACGAGGAGGAACCATTCTTTGTTCGGCCAGAAGTGAAGAATTTAGAACCGTAGAAGGAAGGAAAAAGGCACATGAGCAAATGATTGCCAACAAAATTGATGCTCTTGTTGTTATTGGCGGAGATGGAACTTTTTCAGGAGCCCGTGTTTTTACTCAGGAATATGATATCCCTGTAGTTGGAATTCCGGGTACTATTGATAATGATTTGTTCGGTACCGATTATACCATTGGTTACGATACAGCTATCAATACTGTAACTGAAGCTGTTGATAAGATACGAGATACTGCGAGTGCTCACAACCGTTTATTCTTTATTGAAGTAATGGGACGTGATGCTGGTTTTATTGCTTTACGCAGCGGTATTGCTACGGGAGCAGAAGCAATTTTGATCCCTGAAAGAGAAACTCACACTCAAGAGTTGCAAACATACCTTGAAAAAGAATACAAAGAACACAAAACGAGTGGTATTGTAATTGTAGCCGAAGGTGATAAATCGGGTGGTGCCTATACAATTGCTCAGGAAATTGGGAAAGATCATCCTGAATACGATATCCGTGTTTCGATATTGGGTCACATGCAAAGAGGTGGTTCTCCATCAGCTTTCGACCGCGTAACTGCATCTACTTTAGGTGTTGCTGCTGTTGATGCATTACTTGATGATCAGAAGAGCATCATGGTAGGATTGGTGCACGGTGAAGTTTCACATGTTTCATTCAACAAAGCAATTAAAAACAAAAAGAAAGTAAAAGATTCATTACTGATTCTTAACGATATTCTTTCGATCTAA
- the priA gene encoding replication restart helicase PriA has translation MNTLMNKTTDFADIILPLPLAQLFTYSIPEELKADVAIGKRVVVPFGSKKFYTGIVKSIHNTPPTDYSTKEIITCLDESPIINSFQFSFWEWISQYYQCTIGDVFKAALPSGLKLESQTKITVNENFQAQEVLSKTEEQILNVLKHSKDVNISTLNQATGLKNTLPQVKSLLEKGAVSIEEQIINTYKEKKKEFVRLASNFNESDIAAVIDGLKRAKKQQEILHSYLNLSKHYFEENALKVSVTELLKSIDASKGILKSLVEKNILEIYHEKLDRIDLSETETSGLKELNEHQQKAIIETRKQFEEKNCVLLHGVTSSGKTEIYIHLIQEQLQQGKQVLYLLPEIALTTQIINRLRTVFGNKVGIYHSKFNDAERVEIYNNINQNDPENAYQVILGVRSSIFLPFKNLGLVIVDEEHENTYKQFDPAPRYHARDASLYLAHLHKAKTLLGTATPAIETYYNAKTGKYGLVELFQRHQNLEMPEIIIADVKEATRKKQMKSMFSPQLMQMMETCLENKEQIILFQNRRGYSPYLECKSCGWVPHCPNCSVSLTYHRYNNQLVCHYCAHSIHPPTSCEHCGSTEIEDRGFGTEKIEEELTGLFPDARIARMDLDTTRKKMAYEKLIYKFENNELDILVGTQMVSKGLDFDNVSLVGVLNADSMLNYPDYRAYERSFQMMAQVSGRAGRKKKRGKVLIQTYTPEHPIIKNVIENDYVSMYNGQLAERKEYIYPPYYRLINICLKHKNQTLVNQAAAILAKSLHKVFGIRVFGPQSPVINRIQNYHIVNILLKIEKKSSPSKAKWILNQHANHLKSMDQFKSIQVNFDVDPM, from the coding sequence ATGAACACTTTAATGAACAAGACTACCGATTTTGCAGATATCATACTACCACTTCCATTGGCTCAGCTTTTTACCTACTCTATTCCAGAGGAATTAAAAGCTGATGTTGCCATTGGAAAAAGGGTAGTTGTTCCTTTCGGCAGTAAAAAGTTCTACACCGGAATTGTAAAAAGCATTCACAATACTCCTCCAACAGATTATTCCACCAAAGAGATTATCACTTGTCTGGATGAATCTCCAATTATCAATTCATTTCAATTCAGTTTTTGGGAGTGGATTTCACAATACTATCAGTGTACAATAGGTGACGTTTTTAAGGCAGCTCTTCCTTCCGGATTAAAGTTGGAAAGTCAGACCAAGATAACTGTAAATGAAAATTTTCAGGCTCAGGAAGTTCTTAGCAAAACCGAGGAACAAATTCTGAATGTACTAAAGCATTCAAAAGATGTAAATATTTCGACTTTAAATCAGGCAACTGGTCTAAAAAACACCCTACCACAGGTAAAATCTTTGCTTGAAAAAGGAGCTGTTTCTATTGAGGAACAAATCATTAACACCTATAAAGAGAAAAAGAAAGAATTTGTTCGACTGGCATCTAATTTTAACGAATCAGATATAGCGGCTGTAATTGATGGCTTAAAAAGAGCTAAAAAACAGCAGGAGATTCTTCACTCCTACCTCAATCTTTCCAAACACTATTTTGAAGAAAATGCCCTTAAAGTTTCGGTGACAGAACTTCTAAAGTCTATTGATGCCTCGAAAGGAATTTTAAAAAGTTTAGTCGAAAAAAACATTCTTGAAATTTACCATGAAAAACTGGATCGGATTGATCTTTCGGAAACGGAAACTTCGGGACTAAAAGAGTTGAATGAACATCAGCAGAAAGCAATTATTGAGACCCGTAAGCAATTCGAGGAAAAGAATTGTGTGTTGCTTCACGGAGTAACTTCAAGCGGTAAAACCGAGATATACATTCATTTGATTCAAGAGCAATTACAGCAAGGTAAACAGGTTCTTTACCTTCTCCCAGAAATTGCTTTAACAACTCAGATTATTAACCGCTTACGAACCGTATTTGGAAATAAGGTAGGAATCTATCATTCCAAATTTAACGATGCCGAGCGCGTAGAAATCTACAACAACATCAATCAAAATGATCCTGAAAATGCCTATCAGGTTATTTTAGGGGTTCGATCATCGATATTCCTGCCTTTCAAAAACTTAGGTTTGGTTATTGTCGATGAAGAGCATGAAAACACTTACAAACAGTTTGATCCGGCTCCCCGGTATCACGCCCGCGATGCTTCTCTTTATCTGGCTCATCTGCACAAAGCAAAAACCTTATTGGGTACTGCAACTCCAGCAATAGAAACCTACTACAATGCCAAAACGGGCAAGTATGGTTTGGTAGAATTGTTTCAGCGACACCAAAATCTGGAAATGCCCGAAATAATTATTGCTGATGTAAAAGAAGCAACGCGAAAGAAACAAATGAAATCAATGTTCTCTCCTCAACTGATGCAAATGATGGAGACTTGCCTGGAGAATAAGGAACAGATTATTTTATTTCAGAACAGAAGAGGATATTCTCCCTACCTGGAATGTAAAAGTTGTGGATGGGTTCCTCATTGTCCAAACTGTTCGGTTAGCTTAACGTATCACCGATACAACAATCAGCTGGTTTGCCATTACTGTGCACACAGTATTCATCCGCCAACGAGTTGTGAGCATTGCGGTTCAACCGAAATTGAAGACCGGGGATTTGGAACCGAAAAAATTGAAGAAGAATTGACGGGCTTATTTCCTGATGCACGAATTGCACGAATGGATTTGGATACCACTCGAAAAAAGATGGCTTACGAAAAACTCATTTACAAATTCGAAAACAATGAACTCGATATTTTAGTAGGGACGCAAATGGTTTCAAAGGGTCTCGATTTTGATAATGTTAGTTTAGTTGGGGTATTGAATGCTGACTCGATGCTGAATTATCCGGATTACCGTGCCTATGAGCGCAGCTTTCAAATGATGGCTCAGGTTTCCGGTCGTGCCGGACGAAAAAAGAAAAGAGGAAAAGTGTTGATTCAAACTTATACACCAGAACACCCAATCATTAAAAATGTGATCGAAAATGATTACGTATCTATGTATAATGGTCAACTGGCAGAAAGAAAAGAATACATTTATCCACCCTACTACAGATTAATCAATATCTGTTTGAAACACAAAAACCAGACATTGGTGAATCAGGCTGCTGCGATCCTTGCAAAATCCTTGCATAAAGTTTTTGGCATTCGCGTTTTTGGCCCGCAATCGCCTGTTATAAACCGAATTCAAAACTACCACATCGTTAATATACTTTTGAAAATAGAGAAGAAAAGTTCGCCATCAAAAGCCAAATGGATTTTAAATCAACACGCGAATCATTTAAAAAGTATGGATCAATTTAAATCTATTCAAGTGAATTTTGATGTTGATCCGATGTAA
- a CDS encoding bifunctional heptose 7-phosphate kinase/heptose 1-phosphate adenyltransferase — protein MNIIELEQIFESFSKLNVLIIGDVMVDAYVWGKVDRISPEAPVPIVSCVRRESRLGGAANVALNIKSLGAKPILCSVIGDDDKGKEFLNLLTEIQEEHYGIVVSNKRRTTVKTRFISDNQHLIRVDEEDTHELADEIETEFINHIKSVIDKHEIHAIIFEDYDKGVITKNLIEEITNLANKREIPVAVDPKKRHYSDYKNVSLFKPNFKEFVEGSNLLLEKGDIQGLFVEAKKFQNEMGIKKLFITLSELGVFISNEKTYEHIPAVVRQIADVSGAGDTVISVATLCLAAGMNARGIAAISNLAGGIVCEIPVVVPIDKDQLLAESSKIVDKL, from the coding sequence GTGAATATAATTGAATTAGAACAAATCTTTGAATCCTTCTCCAAATTAAATGTATTGATTATCGGCGACGTTATGGTCGACGCTTATGTTTGGGGTAAAGTAGATCGAATATCACCAGAAGCACCGGTACCAATAGTTTCTTGCGTTAGGCGCGAAAGCAGATTAGGCGGAGCGGCAAATGTGGCTTTAAATATCAAATCATTAGGTGCAAAACCGATTCTTTGTTCCGTAATTGGAGACGATGACAAAGGCAAAGAATTCCTAAATCTCCTAACAGAGATACAAGAGGAACACTATGGTATCGTTGTTAGCAACAAACGCAGAACAACCGTAAAAACCCGTTTTATTAGCGATAATCAACATCTTATTCGAGTTGATGAAGAAGACACACATGAATTGGCGGATGAAATAGAGACTGAGTTCATCAATCACATTAAAAGTGTAATTGATAAACATGAGATTCATGCGATTATTTTTGAAGATTACGACAAAGGTGTAATCACCAAAAATCTGATTGAGGAGATCACCAATCTTGCTAATAAAAGAGAAATTCCCGTAGCTGTCGATCCTAAAAAACGTCATTACAGCGACTATAAAAACGTAAGTCTCTTCAAGCCGAATTTCAAAGAATTTGTAGAAGGTTCCAATCTTCTTCTTGAAAAAGGAGATATTCAGGGATTATTTGTTGAAGCCAAAAAGTTTCAGAACGAAATGGGCATTAAAAAACTCTTCATCACCTTATCTGAGTTGGGCGTTTTTATCAGCAACGAAAAAACATATGAACATATTCCTGCCGTAGTTAGACAAATTGCTGATGTTTCAGGAGCTGGGGACACTGTAATTAGTGTTGCAACTTTGTGTTTGGCGGCTGGTATGAATGCACGAGGAATTGCGGCGATATCGAATCTGGCCGGAGGAATTGTTTGCGAAATTCCGGTAGTTGTTCCAATCGACAAGGATCAACTTTTAGCCGAAAGCAGTAAGATCGTCGACAAGCTTTAA